A window of Cheilinus undulatus linkage group 1, ASM1832078v1, whole genome shotgun sequence contains these coding sequences:
- the rhpn2 gene encoding rhophilin-2, with product MTDTLLPNGIKGSGGDSTYFKKGCNPFAQTGRSKLQNRRASLNQQIIKQMRMRAGAENLLKASTNNKVKEMVLLELSYVNSNLQLLMGQLEGLNSSVEVYQSTQETANIPLIALGLKETKEVDFSTFFKDFILEHYSEDADSYEDEIADLMDLRQACRTPSRNEAGVELLAKYFSHLPLMESRFFSPSRQTGIFFTWYDSFTGVPVCQQNLSLEKASILFNMAALYSQIGTRSNRQTIVGLEEAISSFQKAAGTLNYLKETFTHTPSYDMSPAMLSMLIRMMLAQSQECLFEKTALPGIRNQFSSLLKMAQEAAKVSELYDQVHQSMIQTPIKDNVPFFWSTMSQVKTNHYRSMAHYFVASALLDHQLGPSDDEDQQEKTLSQVYDRLPEGRSPLDILKKKDERERIGKAHIRRAILGHEEALRIYGLCHHLNKLDILQDILKASHQSSLNKFSEHESEDEFTDYTEAPDIIPKTEHKAEMEVPATTKVKVTDFFHRLGPLSVFSAKQRWTAPRMIRLRPVDRDLGFTLKGESPVQVVSLDPLCPAAADSLKEGDYIIAVGDTDCKWMGVGEVMRLLKDVNEDGIDIQVVSMMESNPQMPTKSATFCGNLPKTYSMICLAHDDDEKKSRKVTKKSSFLSWGLKNKLKSASTLSLPTADHSGALPWNKPCPTFPSSSSYNNDSVLY from the exons gGCTTCAACCAACAACAAGGTGAAAGAGATGGTTCTGTTAGAGCTGAGCTACGTGAACTCAAACCTGCAGCTGCTGATGGGACAGCTGGAGGGGCTCAACAGCTCAGTGGAGGTCTACCAGAGCACCCA GGAAACAGCCAACATACCCCTCATTGCTTTGGGTCTAAAGGAGACTAAAGAAGTTGATTTCTCCACTTTTTTCAAG GACTTCATCTTGGAGCACTACAGTGAAGATGCAGACAGTTATGAAGATGAGATTGCTGACCTCATGGACCTTCGACAG GCTTGCAGAACACCGAGTCGAAACGAGGCCGGAGTCGAACTGCTGGCAAAATACTTCAGCCATCTTCCTCTGATGGAGAGTCGATTCTTCTCGCCATCCCGTCAAACAGGCATCTTCTTTACCTG GTATGACTCCTTCACAGGAGTGCCTGTATGTCAGCAGAACTTGTCTCTGGAGAAGGCCAGCATCCTCTTCAACATGGCCGCCCTCTACTCTCAGATTGGCACACGAAGCAACCGCCAGACGATAGTTGGCCTGGAGGAGGCCATCTCATCATTTCAGAAAGCTGCAG GAACCCTGAATTACCTTAAAGAGACATTCACCCACACCCCCAGCTACGACATGAGTCCAGCCATGCTCAGTATGTTGATCCGCATGATGCTCGCTCAGTCACAGGAGTGTCTGTTTGAGAAGACGGCTCTGCCTGGGATCAGGAACCAGTTCTCTTCCCTCCTGAAGATGGCTCAGGAGGCAGCAAAG GTCTCAGAACTCTACGATCAAGTCCACCAGTCCATGATCCAGACACCTATCAAAGACAACGTGCCGTTTTTCTGGTCCACCATGTCACAAGTGAAAACCAACCACTACCGCTCCATGGCACACTACTTTGTGGCCTCAGCACTCCTCGACCACCAGT TGGGTCCCAGTGACGATGAGGACCAGCAGGAGAAGACTTTGTCTCAGGTGTATGATCGCCTTCCAGAGGGACGCTCTCCTCTGGACATCctgaaaaagaaagatgaaCGTGAACGCATCG GTAAAGCACACATCCGTAGGGCCATCCTGGGTCATGAGGAGGCCCTGAGGATCTACGGTTTGTGCCACCACCTGAACAAGCTGGACATCCTGCAGGACATTTTAAAAGCCAGTCACCAGAGCTCGCTCAACAAGTTCAGCGAACATGAAAGTGAGGACGAGTTCACAGACTACACAGAAGCTCCAGACATCATCC CTAAAACTGAGCACAAAGCAGAGATGGAGGTTCCTGCCACCACTAAGGTGAAAGTCACTGACTTCTTCCACCGGCTG GGCCCTCTGTCAGTCTTCTCAGCAAAACAACGATGGACGGCACCGCGGATGATACGACTCCGTCCTGTGGACAGAGACCTGGGCTTCACTCTGAAAGGAGAATCACCTGTCCAGGTGGTTTCATTGGACCCCCTCTGCCCAGCTGCT gctgaCAGTCTGAAAGAGGGCGACTACATCATCGCAGTAGGTGACACAGACTGTAAATGGATGGGTGTGGGTGAGGTGATGAGGCTGTTGAAGGACGTGAATGAGGATGGGATCGACATCCAGGTCGTGAGCATGATGGAAAGCAACCCCCAGATG CCCACCAAAAGTGCCACCTTCTGTGGAAACCTACCTAAGACCTACTCCATGATCTGTCTGGCCCACGATGACGACGAGAAGAAGTCCCGCAAAGTAACCAAGAAGTCATCTTTTCTCAGCTGGGGTCTGAAGAACAAGCTGAAAAGCGCCAGCACCCTCAGCCTCCCCACAGCTGATCACTCCGGAGCTCTTCCCTGGAACAAACCCTGCCCCACCTTCCCCAGCTCCAGTTCCTACAACAATGACAGTGTCCTCTACTGA